The genomic stretch TGATAAAACTTTTCAGCAGTTACTTTAACAAGACGATGTCAAGAAAAAGAGGTAGGGACTTAGTGTTCTTACGAAGCTGTTATCTTTAACTGGTACAGGGAAAATgaccaaatataattttttaacttttgtgacTATTTCATTCAATGTATACCAAGCCGTTCAAGAGTCCCTTCTAGAAATCCCTTCTGAGAAGATTAGCAAGATTTTATCGCCCACCATCCCCATACAATAGTAATAAATTTTCGTCTTTAACATAGTTAGTGATAAATATAAGGCGCTTGGCATAAATTAGGGGATGGGAAGGGGGGCACTGGAATGGGGTGCTTATTAGAAGGCTTGACGTAATTATCTTGACTACAAACTACGCTCAATATGATATAGTGTAGTATTTACCCACCCTCGTCCTCaggtttttttgcctttttgatatgagaggaGACGGCAAAAAATTTTAGCATTTACCTATGCGGTGtggtagcaaaaattttttgtttagtgGACATTATATCATAGTATGTTGAAAGTCTCACAGGGTTGTGCGATCAGTGATAACGGTGTGCGCTGAAGCAGTGAATAAGTAATAAGTTAACTGataccttaagtggataaaattctgcgtgaatttattttcgcggtCGACCGACATTTTTGATTCGTTGAAAAAACCGCGAAAACCGTGAAATTTAATCCACGCGAGATTTTATGGTAGTTTTAAATGCTGAAATATGCTGAAATACGTGAGCTGCAATGTTCAAAATGGATTGCCATTTCTTTATTCGTTTTGTAGACGGATACCGCATGAAAATTCCATTTGAATTAATTTCCCCTGTGCAACGACtctttctgaaaataaaaatgggTATTCATTAGCTTCGTAAACCTTTATCTAAACTCATCCATTATTTAAAGACTTGTAGAATAAAGTTATAGGTTGTTCGTTAAGTCGGTTAGTTGTTAAGCGGGGgcttaattttttatctttttttgttattataaacAAGTAATTAACAGATTTAGGGTTTTTCATACAAACCGACAACTCACCTCTTTCCCAACTCGATGAGCCTTTATTTGAACTCGATAAGCCTTTATCCAAACCATACCTCTTCGTTTTGAAGTAACAAATCTTTATCCCATGCCGGCAATTTTTCTTTCAAACTCGATAAGACTTCCTTCCAATGCGGAGCTTTTTTATTCCAACTTAGTAACTCGCTCGATAAACCTGGATTTCAACTCGATAAGACTTCATATCAACCCGATAGTTCCTTATCCGATCCCGATAAGTCCTAACATCCCACATCCCAACCCGATAAGTCTTAACATTTCAGCTCGATAATCCTTTTTTCTAATTCGATAAGCCTTCATTCTAACTCGACAAGCTTTCGCTACAGTTTGACTAACATTAATTCAAAGTCGACCAatgtttaaacaatttttaatgtgttttttttttgcaaaaacaggCGTCGTGAAAACTCAATTCATGAGAGTTGAACCTGGAAATTAATAAAAGATTTCTGCTATGCAAATTTATTTGTGTTGTTCCTTTttaaagataaataagtgatcGAAAAAAGTACTCGATGATCTGAAAAgggttcaatttttttgttaaaaaggatCATTCTTCGCTTTTACTTTCaccattgaaattatttttgaaattatttttttttgtgcgtctttaaaaaaatttttatttcagtaaaatGACATCATAGTTTTTTAATCGGAGACTTCGCTATTTATGTTGCAGAATAGACttatttacaatgtttttaaatgtctaaaagattttttttaaatccacgcattttgttttgcttgtaaacaatttaaaaaacccAAAGTTCACTGCATAAAACAGATGTTATATTCTTTTTGGTATTTATCAATGCCACAAAAACTatacaaatttaatttcttATCCTTATTTTTCCCGTCCTTTTTTGATACGCAAGGCTGCACTTGCTTTCTTTAAGAACGTCTAAATTTTAACTAAGATTGCAACCTCCTTCCCAGGACTAGTTAGGCTTTTTATTGTTGAACAACTTGTTCAGGTCGTCCacatataaaaaagtgtaacaAGCCCTGAGGATCAGGTTgctaaagatgacttatttttgacaatttttagcTTTGAATGTTCTTATTCTTTAGAAAAGAgtaggaaaattattttttttaaaaaaatagattatgTTGAATTTTATCTTATTGTAAAAAGGGACAATGTTTAGCTATTTGTCATAATTTGTACAAGAATTAAGTGCGTTCTtaatatgttcttaattttggcaAAATCCTCAACGTTCTTATAATCTAGGTTCTTAAAGAACATGTAATAAATCAGCCTAAATTTCCCCccggttttttttaaacatctttttgaAGGAGAGTTATAGtttaattataaataaacacGTCTGGTAGGATTGAGTTTTCCTGTATTTCTTTTACTACAAGATATTACGTGAATTTCCAGACATATTTACGTAAACAAATTTAGCAAGCGACGTACAAGAAATTGATGTTCTATTATCCAATTAACCGCATCACTGATTCACGAACTATTTAAATAAAttacttttcttttatttaaaaagtttgctTCAGTGATTATATGTTTGGTCGGGATGTTCAAGATGTTTTGTTTatgacaaataaaaatattgtcgTGAATGAACAAATGTTGAGGCAGATAAAACAGcgaaaactatttaaaaataaaaatgaaggcTGTTAAATTTATAAGTAAGTACTTTTTTctctgttatttttaaattgataCAAAAATTCACTATAGTTTTTCCAATCTTCGTTCCCAGGACAATGAGTTGTTATTAATGTTCGATAATCGGTTTTCTTGTGTTTCTCTTGACAATAATAATTTCCATGTGAGATATACACAAGCAAAAgggaaaaaatatttgatatacagtttttttataaaagccaGGAAATTGGGCTTCAACCTAaggtgttcttatttttcacatGTTCAGCTTGaagctgttcttattttgttcttaaattttaaacgcAGCTAAGTCAATTATGGTGCATTATAAATTTCTATAACCTAAataattgcaaataattttgcCTTGAAAGATATTTCTTCCTGTTAGTTGTGTTCGTCAACAAAAAGAGAATaagtaaaattatatttactttttctcTTATTTTGCAACAATTGCAAGCCTTGTtattctttgttgttattataatAGAAAAGTATGCATCCTATATACTTACAGCATCTCaagtttgaaattttgtaaTATACGTTTTTATTCGTAACAATTTACtcaattccttttttttattgCAACTCGCGGAAACTAAACTACACAACTTCGATCCCAGGGTTCTTTGTATGTTTTTATCTTCTCGTTCTAATAAAAACAAAGGTCCTAGGAATAAGGCTCAAAATCTTCAAAAAAGCCTGGATATGTTAGTAAGGACCTTTTTCTACAAAAAATAGTTGAGAAATGTACCGAAGGGAAGAGGTCtgcagttaaaattttttgtggAGACATTCAATCTGAACTCTAAAAACAATCGATACTTCAAATCTACTACATCTCATTCCTAATAAAATTGGAcagtattcatttttttttaattctattaCTGCAGGCCTGAAattgaaatttattaaaaatgttgttgCGTATGTacgtatatttattcaaatcaCCGTGGTgacaaatttgttaatttttttctttcacattgtgtaaaaattgacttaactTGCATCAGgatcagcaacaacaaaaaaggctTGCAAATTTCAATTATATTGTACTAGAAACACAAAAATGCAAGCATTATTAAACAGTGCGAATAATTTGATTCTTTCGTACGTAAGGCTGGACATACATTTCGATTCTATGTTTCATGTAATCCCACctttattaaaaagaataaccacctttatttaaaataattacacCATTGTTTGCGGGTATTTAACTGTGTTTATAAATTCCATATCTTTGCCTTTTGCTTTGCGAAATAATGATTAGCGTTCTCCTTCTCAGGGGTTAATTTTTATCCATGTTTCCTGTAAAGATATCGGGTTAATTTTATTCAAACTGGATTCTGAATATATCGTATGTCAGCTTTTAAATGGTGTCTGCCATATCGGGGAATTCAGGCAAAAGTAGGGTAATTATTATATGTTTTGTATTATAACGAAGGCTGAATAGTTAAATCTGATACCCAAATACATCATAGGCGTTCCTCACCCAAGACCTGCTCATAACCAAAAAGAGCATAGGGAAGAGTGGTATTAGCTATAATCGGGGAAATGTCAAAAATATCTACTCAAAGATGCTGAAACAGACACTCTGTTTTTACTTGTGGCGAGAAAGgcgatattttgtttttaaaccatGCGAAGACATAGACCTTCTATGggaacacaaaaaaaaaatgtcataaaattAATGGGTAACATAATAGCATTGCGGTCTGCGGTGGAGAATATAGAATGATTTGTTGCTTGAGCGCTGCAAAATGGGAAAATTATTACAATATGCTGGCGtcacaaatgttttaatatgTATTGTTCTTTCAGCCTTGACGAATAAAAAGTAGGAGCTTTATTAAATTTATGCTATGTTCATATAAACTTTAtgatgatataaaaaaaagtgtagaGTAGACTAACTTTGTTGCTGTTGCATGCTTGTTTATcggtatttgtttgtttgtttgtttgtttgtttattggcTTAAGGAACTGGATGTTTCTACATTTCGTTTTTTATTAGCTTATATCTATAATGTTAGTAATATCTGATGCTTACTATTGTTCTGTCCAGCAGTAAACTGAGTTTGgtaaacattttctaaaacaaacAACTATGATAACAAACAAACTGCTTTAATATAAACACAAAAACTTAGATTTTTCTTGCGATATTTTAGAGATTTTATTGACTGTGATTTTAAGGCTACAAcgaaaggattttttttcttacaagaTTTTGCCagcaaaatgaagtttttgggcTTTTTAAGGTCTGGTGGTGTCTCAGATATCCATAGTAAGTTTATATAAGTAGTCCCTATACATTTTATATCttcattatttatttgtttattttattgtatagTGTTTGTTTATCGTATATATGTTTATTACCCATTATTGTAAATTTCTTCCAAATTTTTGTTAAGCTTATTTCTTTCTCATTTTTTGTCTTGAAAGTAGTGATATTATGTTTAAGTTGCTTAGTCAGCAAATCTTGAGTAGTTTTAAGGAACTTTAACATCACTCAACTaaacaattgtttttgtttgtttgtttgtttatttttgttgttgtttgtttgtttgtttgtttttgttgttggttgtttgtttgtttttgttgttggttgtttgtttgtttgtttgtttgtttattgaaTGGGCACCTAGTAATTTTATTTCAACAAGAACATAATACATGTAAAGTTATTTTCAATGCTTAGATCATACAAATGAAAAATAGTTTGCGGTATTTTAATAAGCATTACAAGTCAATTTGTGTACGCTAATAAGATAACAGCTGTTCGACCACCGCTTCGACCATTAAAATACGTCATTCCGAAAAGTTGATAGAGAAACAAATTAAAACTTAAACACGAAACGAAGTAGATAGATTTCATGTTTTATGTGTTATACGTCGTCCCTAAAAACATAATTGGTACTAGCTAACTCCAATCCTCCATTGAAGTGAGGGTAAAAGGCTGATATCGTCAAGAATTATTAAATAATAGATATGTTTTATATAAAACCTCGCGACTAGGTTTTATAAAATCTCCACTTTTGAGCTCTGCTGAAACATCACAGTTTTATGATTTGATGTGTTCAAAGCTTATCATACTTAAGCAGACAGAAGCCCAGGGTGATCGTAGTTGAATGCCagaagcataaaatttaaaaactcaaATGCTTGAATTTAATCGGTCTCTGTTATCTAACATTGCCTCATTCCTTTTTTCCCCATGCTTTAATCCTTGTAACATTGAAATTatgaaaggtttttttaaatataaaaattagaaaataaacaaaaatataaataaacaaatgctATCAGGTATTCTCattcttaaatttgtttttagataAACACAAGCTTTTCAGATCAAATTCTACAAATACAACGATGGCTGAAAAGATTGTAGAAATTCACAAGAATATGGAAGGCACGAAAAGTGGAGAGTTAACGCCTGATGCCAagccgaaaaagaaaaaattctctCGAGCGATGAGTTTTGATGTTCGCGCTTTGACTTCtgctttaaaaaacaataatgatCCTAGCCCAACTTCGGAAACGTCGAAGTCGGTGTCGCCTCGACCAAAGAAAACTTACGCGAATTACCAACACCCTAGTAGTTCGAACAgtgatattgaagaagaacttgtTCAGACAAACTATTCAGTGCAATATTTAGGCCATGTTGAGTTAAAATCACCTGGGTTAAACGAGATAATTGAAACTGTAAATAAAATGTACCATCACGCTAAACCTTACCTGAAATCTTTAGAAAAATCTCAACTAACTTTAAATCGTGATGGAATAACAATAAAGCAATATGGCGTCCCGAGACGTGAcgctgaagaagaagaaagttTAGAAAGCGAGATTTTGTACAAACCAAGACGTATTTTATACTGTGGAGTAGATAAACAACATCaacgcgtgttttcgtttaatTACCAATTTGGTGCACGCGCCGAAAATATACAATTACATGTTTTAGTATGTAAAACCAAGGATGATGCAAGACATGTGGCTAAGTATTTGGCCCAACTATTTAAAAGAATTTCCACAGATATGCATCGCAAAGAAAAAGAGGATAAAAAACAACATCAGGAAGGACTTACTAAACTAAAAGCTAGATCAAATCAGAACATTCATACTTATGCTAATATAACCTATCCTACACGCAGGTCAATGGGCAGCAAGGATGGTTCGTGTTCAGGTGGTACTTGTGGTTCTGGAGAATGGATGGCAGAAAAGGAAAGAGAAAGGATCGAGTTATCAATGGCGTAGCAGTCaactttgtaaataaaataagatGTTTCATTTTagttatgtatatatactttttgtttttcagtttgTGTTTTCAACTCTGATACTGCTCTGTCCCTTGTTGTAAAAGATAGATTTAAATCACCCGACCCTTGTTCTATCCACATGCtcacttgcaaaaaaaaatcgttAACCTGCAGGCAAATAACTTTTTGAAAGCCCTAAACTAAGGAAATttatatgtaatatatataattttttttttcgtccaaagttattttttttattagtaacCAATCATTTCTTATGTTAAATtgtaaatgaatttttttactgcctATAGGTATTTAATGTTGaatttgtcaataaaaaatatgttttcaaaGTTACATTCATTACATTTGGAATTTTGTTGAATCCGTAACCGACGTGTCAGTCGAGGACCTTGTTAAACATGGATATCCAACATTTTATCCAACATGAAAAAATAGCGAATAAAATGTTGGATCAATTTTAAACAAACGcgaaaatagagaaaaaagaaacaatggtGTTGGATGGACAAAAAATTAATCACGGGTATATTTTTCATGTGATATCATTTTCGTGTTGGATCAGTCAACTTCTTGTTCAACCCAGCATCTCAATTCTATAGCGTTATTCGAATGCTTTCGTACTTTATTTCAAACACTCAAACAACTAAACATTCAATTTCAGTAAAAAataaggatttttttaaaacgcttTCATCTTACGCAATGAGATCTTCTATGATATTTAAATACGAAATCCAACATTGGTGTTTTACCTCGCCGTTGGTTTTCATCGTCAGAACCATGATAATAAAACTggtaaaaagcatttctatagTCATTTTTAAGGGAAATGAAAAATAGAATTGTATGAAGCATGTTGgatgacacacacacacacaaacgaAAGTTATGAACGTTTATGTTGGAAATACGCTTTATGAGAAAGGGGCGTTAACCAAACACATTAAAACCAACCCTGCGTAACCGACACAGCTTTTCTCAAAGATTAAACTAAGTTATTGCAATCTTGAAAAGAATCCATTTGAGAATCAAAATGCTGGTCAATTAAATAGGGAAGAAGCGATTGTCTCATAAAATCTTTTGAACGAAGACAATGGAGAAGGAATTTTTACTGTCCCTGTTTCCACGTTGAGCACGAGTAGACCTGAACCACGACGAAGATTTGGTTCGTCTTTGTTTATTGTGTGCTACGTTTTTTGTCTCTTGTGTATAGCTTACTTGTGTGTGCAAGTTTCTTGTTCGTTGATGTGAAGTATGTGTGTCATGTGTGCTAAAATTTGTGTTTTATTAAGTATATGTTTTTCTTGTGTATGTTAATTCTTTTATGTTTCCAAGGTGTAAAACAGTGGACATTTAGCATCACGATATGTGCTTTtttcaaccttgttcccagggcataTTGAAACTTTTTAACGTGTGGACGGCGTTTCAAATATAACCGCCGCCCAGTgtcaaaaagagacaaaaagccctaggaacgaggttgggtTTTTTGTAGGTTTGTAGCGTTTCTTGTTTTCTTCCTTCGTAGCGTCGCGAAAATGTGAAATAAATATTAACAGTCTTACAACTTCATATCAATAAACAGTCTTCCTTATGGCGAAAGTCCACTTTAGTCTTTTAGCACGTGGGTTCAAGACGTATGCATTTAAGTGTTCAAAATTGCGAAGTATTTTGGAGCGCTGTTGCACGCTGATCGTTTTGAaagtcaaaatcatttttaacaacGCTGTAAGCGCTGAAGTGTATAATGACATAATTTTGTGATTTCGACCAATGAATTTGCTTAAACTGCTGCCATTTTGTGAGCGTTTGTGAGCGCATTTTTGTTCCAAATGGACTGCTTAGATGCACGACTGCGCAGTACGTTGTGCTTTACGATCGAAGTGGACTTTTGTTTTCATTCGCTAATGCGTAAAGTTATTGAAGTCtggtttattttctttttttttatttaagaaaattttctaCATAATTCCGCTATTAAACGCCTCTGTAAAAATTCTGTAAAATCTGTATAAAATATCTGTAAAATGTTATAAACTAGTTTTCGTCAATTTTTTGTCACTATTTAAAAACAtgttatgctgacgtcagcaagttTGCTGAAAACCCTTTTTTTGAAGATGCTACATAATATTACATAACTTTGACGCTGGTACATATTCAAATAATTCTTTGACAATTTTGCAAGCAAGCAGAAgttaattgaatttttttgacttaaaaCTTCCGGCTGTAATGTTCTTATATACTCAATTTTATCCACAATCCTTGATAAAGTGCATTAATAATACTACAAAGAGAAAATCTTTATGTTTACAATGTATTGTCAAGGATTCCTTATAGCTAATAACTAACTCAACATAACAACATAATGAAAATTAATTTGATCGCCAAAGGTGCATGACACAAAAAGCTGCATGACATATGTTTACGACCTTGGAAACCATAATATTGTGATGATGTTTCTTGCCCTCCATACATGGGCAATGGATACTTGTGCTCAGTAAGGAGCAAGGTGTGCTGGCGATTTTTAAATATCGAGAAATTATAACGAGATCAGTTACTGTAAAGGTGTTCTTTTTTTGTCCGGGAGTCTGTATCGAGACGAGTCAACCTTCAAGCGTTTACAGACAACCAATGAAAATTCTGATCACGTTACCATCTTTAGTTTATTAGAAATTGAGCATTTTTAGCGCCAACATATAAACACAGTCTGCACTGAGTACTGTAATAAATTTTTCGACTAGTTAAGGTAAAGATGTTAATAGACGTTCAGATATAATATTAGAGCTAAATCTggataatttaatttaatgttttataGGAATTATATATTTCCAATACTTTTTGAAATTCGTTTTACATTTGTTGACATATTGAGcaaccatttttcttgacgacagGCTTTACTATGGTCCATATCGGCC from Hydractinia symbiolongicarpus strain clone_291-10 chromosome 12, HSymV2.1, whole genome shotgun sequence encodes the following:
- the LOC130622047 gene encoding uncharacterized protein LOC130622047 isoform X1, which gives rise to MIKLFSSYFNKTMSRKRDKHKLFRSNSTNTTMAEKIVEIHKNMEGTKSGELTPDAKPKKKKFSRAMSFDVRALTSALKNNNDPSPTSETSKSVSPRPKKTYANYQHPSSSNSDIEEELVQTNYSVQYLGHVELKSPGLNEIIETVNKMYHHAKPYLKSLEKSQLTLNRDGITIKQYGVPRRDAEEEESLESEILYKPRRILYCGVDKQHQRVFSFNYQFGARAENIQLHVLVCKTKDDARHVAKYLAQLFKRISTDMHRKEKEDKKQHQEGLTKLKARSNQNIHTYANITYPTRRSMGSKDGSCSGGTCGSGEWMAEKERERIELSMA
- the LOC130622047 gene encoding low density lipoprotein receptor adapter protein 1-A-like isoform X3 codes for the protein MKAVKFINKHKLFRSNSTNTTMAEKIVEIHKNMEGTKSGELTPDAKPKKKKFSRAMSFDVRALTSALKNNNDPSPTSETSKSVSPRPKKTYANYQHPSSSNSDIEEELVQTNYSVQYLGHVELKSPGLNEIIETVNKMYHHAKPYLKSLEKSQLTLNRDGITIKQYGVPRRDAEEEESLESEILYKPRRILYCGVDKQHQRVFSFNYQFGARAENIQLHVLVCKTKDDARHVAKYLAQLFKRISTDMHRKEKEDKKQHQEGLTKLKARSNQNIHTYANITYPTRRSMGSKDGSCSGGTCGSGEWMAEKERERIELSMA
- the LOC130622047 gene encoding uncharacterized protein LOC130622047 isoform X2, with amino-acid sequence MKFLGFLRSGGVSDIHNKHKLFRSNSTNTTMAEKIVEIHKNMEGTKSGELTPDAKPKKKKFSRAMSFDVRALTSALKNNNDPSPTSETSKSVSPRPKKTYANYQHPSSSNSDIEEELVQTNYSVQYLGHVELKSPGLNEIIETVNKMYHHAKPYLKSLEKSQLTLNRDGITIKQYGVPRRDAEEEESLESEILYKPRRILYCGVDKQHQRVFSFNYQFGARAENIQLHVLVCKTKDDARHVAKYLAQLFKRISTDMHRKEKEDKKQHQEGLTKLKARSNQNIHTYANITYPTRRSMGSKDGSCSGGTCGSGEWMAEKERERIELSMA
- the LOC130622047 gene encoding low density lipoprotein receptor adapter protein 1-A-like isoform X4, producing MAEKIVEIHKNMEGTKSGELTPDAKPKKKKFSRAMSFDVRALTSALKNNNDPSPTSETSKSVSPRPKKTYANYQHPSSSNSDIEEELVQTNYSVQYLGHVELKSPGLNEIIETVNKMYHHAKPYLKSLEKSQLTLNRDGITIKQYGVPRRDAEEEESLESEILYKPRRILYCGVDKQHQRVFSFNYQFGARAENIQLHVLVCKTKDDARHVAKYLAQLFKRISTDMHRKEKEDKKQHQEGLTKLKARSNQNIHTYANITYPTRRSMGSKDGSCSGGTCGSGEWMAEKERERIELSMA